Proteins from a genomic interval of Flammeovirgaceae bacterium SG7u.111:
- the nifK gene encoding nitrogenase molybdenum-iron protein subunit beta produces MLLRHTTKDVKERKALTINPAKTCQPIGAMYAALGIHGCLPHSHGSQGCCSYHRSTLSRHYKEPVMAGTSSFTEGSSVFGGQANLLQSINNIFEVYEPDIIAVHTTCLSETIGDDLVQIIEKARDDGKIPFGKYVIHCNTPSYVGSHVTGYANMVKGIVKGFAESSGEKSKKLNIIAGWVEPSDMREIKRICKMMGVEVIMFPDTSDVMDAPQIGTHEFYPRGGATITDLISVGNSKHSLALGEWATKDAAVELDNRCKVNFSVGELPIGLKATDRFIQALAKYGEVKVPTEVNDERGRLLDVITDMHQYLHGKRVALWGDPDHLIPMAEFLADLDMKPVYIVSGSNGKEFKAKIEKALDGRVPEAKIKNGAQADMFLMHQWIKEEPVDLLIGNTYGKYIARDENTPFVRMGFPILDRIGHSYFPVVGYMGGIRLLEKILNAFMDKQDAESPEESFELVM; encoded by the coding sequence ATGTTATTACGCCATACAACAAAAGATGTAAAAGAGCGGAAGGCGCTGACGATCAATCCGGCTAAAACATGCCAGCCGATAGGTGCCATGTATGCAGCATTGGGCATTCACGGATGCCTTCCGCATAGCCATGGTTCGCAAGGTTGCTGCTCGTATCACCGAAGCACTTTGTCGCGCCACTATAAAGAGCCAGTAATGGCAGGGACGAGCTCGTTTACAGAGGGTTCTTCTGTATTTGGAGGGCAGGCAAACCTCTTGCAGTCCATCAATAATATCTTTGAGGTTTACGAACCAGATATTATTGCCGTACACACTACTTGTTTGTCTGAAACCATCGGCGACGATTTGGTTCAGATCATTGAAAAAGCGAGAGATGATGGTAAAATCCCTTTTGGAAAATACGTGATCCATTGCAACACACCAAGTTATGTTGGTTCTCACGTAACTGGCTATGCCAATATGGTAAAAGGGATAGTGAAAGGATTTGCCGAATCGAGCGGAGAAAAGAGTAAAAAGCTCAATATCATTGCTGGCTGGGTGGAGCCTTCAGATATGCGCGAGATAAAACGCATCTGCAAAATGATGGGAGTAGAGGTCATCATGTTCCCCGATACTTCCGATGTAATGGATGCTCCGCAAATTGGAACGCACGAGTTTTACCCAAGGGGCGGTGCAACAATTACCGACCTGATCTCTGTTGGTAACAGCAAACATTCCTTAGCATTGGGAGAATGGGCTACCAAAGATGCTGCTGTTGAGTTGGATAACAGATGTAAAGTGAATTTCAGTGTTGGAGAACTTCCTATCGGCTTAAAAGCAACTGACCGATTTATTCAAGCACTTGCAAAATATGGAGAAGTGAAAGTTCCGACTGAGGTAAACGATGAACGTGGTCGTTTGCTCGATGTCATCACCGATATGCATCAATATTTACATGGAAAACGAGTTGCTTTGTGGGGCGACCCAGATCACCTTATTCCCATGGCGGAATTCCTTGCCGACTTGGACATGAAGCCTGTGTACATCGTGAGCGGTTCAAATGGAAAAGAGTTTAAGGCAAAGATTGAAAAAGCATTGGATGGTAGAGTACCTGAGGCAAAGATCAAAAACGGGGCACAAGCGGATATGTTCCTGATGCACCAGTGGATAAAGGAAGAACCTGTGGATTTGCTCATTGGTAACACTTATGGAAAGTATATCGCTAGGGATGAAAATACGCCTTTTGTGAGGATGGGCTTCCCTATTCTCGACAGGATTGGCCATAGCTATTTCCCAGTGGTAGGCTACATGGGCGGCATCAGGTTGCTCGAGAAAATCTTGAATGCTTTTATGGACAAGCAAGATGCTGAAAGCCCAGAAGAGTCATTTGAACTGGTTATGTAA
- the nifE gene encoding nitrogenase iron-molybdenum cofactor biosynthesis protein NifE: MKILKDRTGQIVTKGKDERELACDKASLAGSVSQRACVFCGSRVVLYPIADALHLIHGPVGCASYTWDIRGALSSGPQLHRLSFSTDLKEQQVVFGGEKILTSALVELVNEYKPKAAFVYSTCIVGLIGDDVEAVCRQVGKETGIDVIPVQAPGFAGTKKDGYKVACDALMRLVGTKGSEETIPNSINIIGDFNLAGELYLLRDYYEKMGVKIVSTITGDGRVDDIRQSHKAALNIVQCSGSMSNLAMQMEQKYKVPYMRVSYFGIEDMSGALYEVARFFENESMMNKAIELVRTEVSDLIPKLGKYKETLEGKRAAIYVGGAFKAISLIKALRMIGVQTVVVGSQTGNKEDYKIMKEISDEGTILVDDTNPLELTQFVKETKADILIGGVKERPIAYKLGIGFCDHNHERKLALAGYEGMLNFAKEIYATAMSPVFQFTKS, from the coding sequence ATGAAAATACTGAAAGATAGAACCGGACAGATAGTTACCAAAGGAAAAGATGAACGCGAGCTTGCGTGTGACAAGGCTAGCTTAGCTGGTTCGGTAAGTCAGCGGGCATGTGTTTTTTGTGGTTCAAGGGTGGTTTTGTATCCTATTGCCGATGCCCTTCACCTCATCCATGGACCAGTGGGTTGCGCTTCCTATACTTGGGACATCCGTGGGGCTTTGTCTTCAGGGCCGCAATTGCATCGCTTAAGCTTTTCCACTGATCTGAAAGAACAACAAGTGGTGTTTGGGGGTGAGAAAATATTGACATCTGCCTTGGTGGAGCTAGTCAATGAATACAAACCGAAGGCTGCTTTTGTCTATTCTACCTGTATAGTGGGGCTAATAGGCGACGATGTGGAAGCGGTTTGTCGGCAAGTAGGCAAAGAGACGGGAATTGATGTGATTCCTGTGCAAGCACCAGGTTTTGCCGGAACCAAAAAAGACGGTTACAAAGTAGCATGTGATGCGCTGATGAGGTTGGTAGGAACCAAAGGAAGTGAAGAAACTATTCCAAACAGCATCAATATCATTGGGGATTTCAACCTAGCGGGAGAGTTATATCTCCTCCGCGATTACTATGAAAAAATGGGTGTCAAAATCGTCTCGACCATTACGGGAGACGGCAGGGTAGATGATATCCGACAGTCGCACAAAGCGGCGCTGAATATCGTCCAATGTTCGGGTTCGATGAGTAATTTGGCCATGCAGATGGAACAAAAATACAAAGTGCCTTACATGAGGGTTTCCTATTTCGGAATTGAAGACATGTCGGGTGCATTGTACGAGGTGGCTCGCTTTTTTGAAAACGAATCTATGATGAACAAGGCAATTGAACTTGTTCGCACCGAAGTAAGTGACTTGATCCCAAAACTTGGCAAATACAAAGAGACATTGGAAGGGAAAAGAGCTGCGATTTATGTAGGTGGCGCTTTCAAAGCTATTTCACTCATCAAAGCACTGCGCATGATCGGGGTACAAACGGTAGTAGTAGGATCTCAGACGGGTAACAAAGAAGATTACAAGATTATGAAGGAGATCAGTGACGAGGGAACGATCCTGGTAGACGATACCAACCCTTTGGAACTTACCCAATTTGTGAAGGAAACGAAAGCCGATATCCTGATAGGAGGAGTGAAAGAACGCCCAATTGCCTACAAACTTGGAATTGGGTTTTGCGACCATAACCATGAACGAAAACTAGCACTTGCAGGATATGAAGGGATGCTCAATTTCGCCAAGGAAATTTACGCCACGGCCATGAGTCCCGTTTTTCAATTTACTAAAAGCTGA
- a CDS encoding nitrogenase component 1, producing MKDIKPKAFVATRNACKLCTPLGASVVFKGVEGCVPLIHGSQGCATYIRRYLISHYKEPVDIASTNFTEQSAIFGGQQNLFVALNNIINQYDPKVIGIATTCLSETIGDDMQVILHKYKNSKSGEDLPELVYVNTPSFKGTHANGFHDAVAALVRQFAPLSEASQTTQKITFLPGYLSTADLRVLKEILVELKLENIFLPDYSNTLDYEYNGKYMRIPEGGTTVDEIKETGSSRATIELGYILSGSDTKAKSAGEYLEEEHSVPRFNLGLPIGINATDEMFETLEKLSGNPMPERYKKQRGRLVDAYVDGHKYVFGKRAVVYGEEDFVVGMVKFLEEIGIETVLCASGGGSGLLKQTIYEKVKPSNDIIVHDNFDYEDIASSCRELKPDIMIGNSKGYYIARELDIPLVRIGFPVHDRIGGQRIKHVSYEGTQELFDKMANALIQYTQDNSPVGYKYM from the coding sequence ATGAAAGACATCAAACCAAAAGCATTTGTAGCGACAAGGAATGCCTGTAAACTCTGCACACCTCTGGGGGCAAGTGTGGTTTTTAAGGGTGTGGAAGGTTGTGTCCCACTTATTCACGGCTCGCAGGGTTGCGCTACGTACATTCGTCGCTATTTGATCAGCCATTACAAAGAACCAGTCGATATTGCATCGACAAACTTTACTGAACAGTCGGCTATTTTCGGAGGACAGCAAAATTTGTTTGTTGCCCTTAACAATATAATAAATCAATATGATCCGAAGGTGATCGGGATTGCCACCACCTGTCTGAGTGAGACTATAGGCGACGACATGCAGGTCATTCTTCATAAATATAAGAACTCGAAAAGTGGCGAGGATTTGCCAGAGTTGGTATATGTGAACACGCCAAGCTTTAAAGGAACGCATGCCAATGGTTTCCACGATGCTGTAGCGGCTTTGGTCAGGCAATTCGCCCCTTTGTCAGAAGCCTCGCAAACTACTCAAAAAATTACTTTTTTGCCGGGCTATCTGTCCACCGCAGATTTGCGGGTGCTGAAAGAAATATTGGTCGAGCTTAAGTTGGAAAACATCTTCTTGCCCGACTATTCTAACACCTTGGATTACGAGTACAATGGCAAATACATGCGCATTCCCGAAGGTGGCACAACAGTAGACGAGATCAAAGAGACAGGATCTTCACGTGCGACGATAGAGCTCGGATATATTTTGAGCGGTTCTGATACGAAGGCAAAATCAGCGGGGGAATATTTGGAAGAAGAGCATTCGGTTCCGAGGTTCAATTTGGGCTTGCCCATTGGCATAAACGCTACCGACGAGATGTTTGAAACCCTTGAAAAGCTAAGTGGAAACCCCATGCCAGAACGCTACAAAAAGCAGCGAGGAAGGTTGGTAGATGCCTATGTGGATGGTCATAAATATGTGTTTGGAAAAAGGGCAGTGGTGTACGGAGAGGAAGATTTTGTGGTGGGAATGGTCAAGTTTCTGGAAGAAATTGGCATAGAAACCGTGCTTTGTGCGTCGGGTGGGGGAAGTGGTTTGCTAAAGCAAACTATTTACGAAAAAGTAAAACCTAGTAATGACATCATCGTTCACGATAATTTTGATTACGAAGACATTGCTTCAAGCTGCCGCGAGCTGAAACCTGATATCATGATTGGGAATAGCAAAGGGTATTACATCGCACGGGAGTTGGATATTCCACTGGTCAGGATCGGCTTCCCGGTGCATGACCGAATTGGAGGGCAGCGGATCAAACATGTGAGTTATGAGGGTACGCAGGAATTGTTCGACAAGATGGCAAATGCTCTTATCCAATACACGCAAGACAATTCTCCAGTAGGGTACAAATATATGTGA
- a CDS encoding radical SAM protein, giving the protein MEKVEEKSGLHPCFDIKAKFKYARIHLPVAPKCNVQCSYCNRKYDCVNESRPGVTSSVLAPFQAVNYLRVISQKIKNISTIGIAGPGDAFAQPEKTMETIKLIRKEFPDKIFCLSSNGVNVAPYVEELKENNVTHVTLTINSFRLDTLKVIYKWVRFGKKVYRGEMAALTVLEQQTLSLTALVEAGITVKVNSIIIPGVNDDEMDEIAARVAELGAATMNCIPLIPTEGSDMADYPKPTRESVREIVKTVGKHIKPMTHCARCRADAAGMLGRDDKSAYKLIDQCASSMFPVSVQKDRPYVAVASYEGLMINKHLGEATDLMIFKQTKTGYELVENRKTPQKGERDIRWVRLAKVLEDCAYLLVNGVGGRPVEVLHNLDIAVVEMSGLITDGLDAVYKGKKLKSVIKTQLTKCGDSCGGNGSGCG; this is encoded by the coding sequence ATGGAAAAAGTAGAAGAAAAATCGGGTCTTCACCCTTGTTTCGATATAAAAGCAAAATTCAAATATGCTCGGATTCATTTGCCCGTTGCCCCCAAATGTAATGTGCAATGTAGCTACTGCAATAGGAAATATGATTGTGTGAACGAGAGCAGGCCGGGCGTGACAAGCTCTGTTTTGGCACCTTTTCAAGCGGTGAATTATTTGCGTGTCATTTCTCAAAAGATCAAAAATATTTCCACCATAGGAATAGCAGGTCCTGGAGATGCTTTTGCCCAGCCAGAAAAGACTATGGAAACCATCAAGCTTATTCGCAAAGAGTTTCCCGATAAAATCTTTTGTTTGTCTTCCAATGGGGTGAACGTAGCGCCGTATGTAGAGGAGCTGAAAGAAAATAATGTGACCCACGTAACTCTTACCATCAACAGTTTTAGACTGGACACGCTCAAGGTGATCTACAAATGGGTGCGGTTTGGCAAAAAGGTGTACCGAGGGGAAATGGCAGCGCTTACGGTACTGGAGCAACAAACGCTTAGCCTCACCGCTTTGGTGGAGGCGGGGATTACCGTAAAAGTCAATTCGATTATTATTCCGGGAGTAAATGACGATGAGATGGACGAGATTGCCGCGCGGGTAGCTGAACTTGGTGCTGCGACCATGAACTGTATTCCACTCATTCCCACCGAGGGCAGCGACATGGCCGATTATCCCAAACCAACTCGGGAGTCTGTGAGGGAAATTGTGAAAACGGTAGGTAAGCATATTAAGCCAATGACGCATTGTGCTAGGTGTAGGGCGGATGCTGCTGGCATGCTCGGCAGAGATGATAAATCTGCCTACAAATTGATAGACCAGTGCGCAAGCTCAATGTTTCCCGTAAGCGTTCAAAAAGATCGTCCGTATGTGGCGGTGGCTAGCTACGAAGGGCTCATGATCAACAAGCACCTTGGCGAAGCAACCGACCTGATGATTTTCAAGCAAACGAAAACGGGTTATGAGTTGGTGGAAAACAGAAAAACACCTCAGAAAGGTGAGCGAGACATCCGCTGGGTGAGGTTGGCGAAAGTATTGGAAGACTGCGCTTATTTGTTGGTGAATGGAGTGGGAGGAAGACCTGTTGAAGTACTTCACAATCTCGATATTGCTGTGGTGGAAATGTCTGGTTTGATCACAGATGGTTTGGATGCAGTTTACAAAGGAAAAAAATTAAAATCAGTAATAAAAACCCAACTCACCAAGTGCGGCGATAGCTGCGGAGGCAATGGCTCGGGTTGTGGCTGA
- a CDS encoding NifB/NifX family molybdenum-iron cluster-binding protein produces the protein MKVAICTSDGSNVDLHFGKTKVFYIFEFSKGKKKLVEKRKVDSYCTTAKSPAGLSQHPFRKEKLDAVYDVIKDCKQLVTASIGETPKGKLEEKGMAVTICICPISRV, from the coding sequence ATGAAAGTGGCAATTTGTACTTCAGATGGATCCAATGTGGATCTGCACTTTGGCAAGACGAAAGTCTTCTACATTTTTGAATTTTCTAAAGGGAAAAAGAAGTTGGTTGAAAAGCGGAAGGTGGATAGTTATTGTACCACTGCCAAAAGCCCCGCAGGGCTCAGCCAGCATCCTTTTAGAAAAGAAAAGCTTGATGCGGTTTACGATGTAATCAAGGATTGCAAACAGCTAGTCACCGCTTCTATAGGTGAAACCCCGAAAGGGAAACTGGAAGAAAAGGGGATGGCTGTAACGATTTGTATATGCCCCATCAGTCGGGTTTAA
- a CDS encoding homocitrate synthase, translating into MKKLNPYIIDTTLRDGEQTPGVAFSIDEKMKIAAMLDELGIDEVEAGTPVIGEEEQEAISTIAQAGFCFKTSSWCRAKTEDIVQAARLGAQCINISLPVSSIQMETLGKDRRWVMGQLKETLALAKGLFPHVTMGAQDASRAEPEFLQHYIWNAIDAGADRIRIADTVGILDPIETFEFISGLKKLFSFQPIEFHGHNDYGMATANAVAAMKAGADCISATVNGLGERAGNSALEELIAYLYSKQGADRFCTKILNQLCRYVAALSDSAIPKQKAITGGNAFRHESGIHTSAILRNVKSYQVINPADFGVEGTRIALGKHSGKASFEAFSQRNIERWNEIQLTEPFFSGE; encoded by the coding sequence ATGAAAAAGCTAAATCCATATATAATCGATACTACGCTGAGGGATGGTGAGCAAACTCCTGGTGTTGCATTTTCGATAGATGAAAAAATGAAAATCGCCGCTATGCTTGATGAGCTTGGGATAGATGAGGTAGAAGCTGGGACACCGGTGATTGGGGAGGAAGAACAAGAAGCGATATCTACAATTGCCCAAGCTGGGTTTTGCTTCAAAACCTCCAGCTGGTGTAGGGCAAAAACTGAGGATATCGTCCAAGCAGCAAGGCTAGGAGCGCAATGTATCAATATTTCTTTGCCTGTTTCTAGCATCCAGATGGAGACACTGGGCAAAGACCGAAGGTGGGTGATGGGTCAGTTGAAAGAAACCCTAGCCTTGGCAAAAGGCTTGTTCCCCCACGTGACGATGGGCGCACAAGATGCCAGCAGAGCAGAACCCGAGTTTCTCCAACATTACATATGGAATGCGATTGATGCTGGTGCCGACCGGATCAGAATTGCCGATACGGTCGGGATATTGGATCCAATAGAAACTTTTGAATTTATTTCAGGTTTGAAAAAACTGTTTTCCTTCCAACCTATCGAGTTCCATGGGCATAACGATTACGGAATGGCAACCGCAAATGCTGTGGCAGCCATGAAAGCAGGAGCAGATTGCATAAGTGCAACGGTTAACGGTTTGGGTGAGCGAGCAGGAAATTCCGCCTTAGAAGAGCTGATCGCTTATTTGTATTCCAAGCAGGGAGCTGATCGGTTTTGTACGAAGATTCTCAACCAGCTATGTCGCTATGTAGCTGCCTTAAGCGATTCGGCAATTCCCAAGCAAAAAGCCATTACGGGCGGGAACGCATTCAGGCACGAGTCGGGCATTCATACTTCGGCCATCTTGCGAAATGTAAAATCTTACCAAGTCATTAACCCGGCAGATTTTGGGGTAGAAGGTACGCGGATCGCTTTGGGAAAACATTCGGGCAAGGCTTCTTTTGAAGCCTTTTCCCAAAGGAATATCGAACGTTGGAACGAGATTCAGCTGACCGAGCCCTTCTTCTCAGGTGAGTAG
- a CDS encoding GNAT family N-acetyltransferase codes for MKAEQENLIEANISNLTSFWREASFSFATYQSEDAFDFCEIKNSDWPNRLWFKQSISQPNIAKAKEQIRSASSPLIVPHWELDGSQRYKLLEKNGFELIFEQVGMHMEIPNAFEEQEDFSLQRISSRKEANLWAELYPQAFGYKIGAHILEKTWGSIAFYLAFHKNQPVGTAILYQTGAVAGIHGVGVIPEMRKKGFAEQIMKQLINKSRENQAKHLVLQASAMGKGIYERLGFKEQFHMRNYMLGETIPSNLLT; via the coding sequence ATGAAAGCAGAACAAGAAAATTTAATTGAAGCAAATATCTCAAACTTGACTTCTTTTTGGAGAGAAGCAAGCTTTTCATTTGCCACTTATCAGTCAGAAGATGCTTTTGACTTTTGCGAGATAAAAAACTCCGACTGGCCCAACAGGCTCTGGTTTAAGCAGTCTATCAGCCAGCCCAACATTGCCAAGGCAAAAGAGCAAATCCGATCTGCTTCTTCACCGTTGATCGTTCCCCATTGGGAATTGGATGGAAGCCAGCGGTACAAGTTGCTAGAGAAAAATGGCTTTGAGCTTATTTTTGAACAAGTAGGTATGCACATGGAAATCCCAAATGCTTTTGAGGAACAAGAAGACTTCTCTTTGCAGCGAATTTCCTCCAGAAAAGAAGCCAACTTGTGGGCAGAACTTTACCCCCAAGCGTTTGGTTACAAAATAGGCGCGCACATTCTGGAAAAAACCTGGGGCTCTATTGCGTTCTACCTCGCTTTTCATAAAAACCAACCCGTAGGTACTGCCATCCTTTACCAAACAGGAGCGGTAGCGGGCATCCACGGCGTTGGAGTCATTCCCGAAATGAGAAAAAAAGGCTTTGCCGAACAGATAATGAAGCAATTGATCAACAAATCAAGAGAAAACCAAGCCAAGCATTTGGTTCTTCAAGCCTCGGCAATGGGCAAAGGAATCTACGAACGCCTGGGCTTCAAAGAACAATTCCATATGAGGAATTATATGTTGGGCGAAACCATTCCAAGCAACCTACTCACCTGA
- a CDS encoding DMT family transporter — MNQYLLSLIAFVGGVFLAAQGGLNAQLSVLLKSPLLASVAAFSSSLIFAITFVLLSIKEVPKWEELTNIPYYMWFVGGLCSVIGLSLYYYTIPRLGIATMISLGLCGQLLFSVVASQFGWLNLPIEPITLKKAFGVLSMIIGIVLINLK, encoded by the coding sequence ATGAACCAATATCTTTTATCGCTCATCGCCTTTGTGGGAGGGGTGTTTCTCGCTGCCCAAGGCGGTCTGAACGCCCAGCTAAGCGTGTTGCTAAAAAGCCCTTTACTTGCCTCAGTCGCCGCTTTTTCTAGCAGTTTGATCTTCGCCATCACCTTCGTACTTCTCAGTATAAAGGAAGTTCCCAAATGGGAAGAACTAACCAACATCCCCTATTACATGTGGTTTGTAGGAGGTCTTTGCAGCGTAATAGGGTTAAGTTTATACTATTACACCATCCCGAGGCTGGGTATCGCTACCATGATTTCCCTCGGCTTGTGCGGGCAACTCCTTTTTTCCGTAGTTGCTAGCCAATTTGGCTGGTTAAACTTGCCCATTGAACCTATTACCCTCAAAAAAGCTTTTGGAGTTCTCTCCATGATCATCGGAATCGTCTTAATCAACTTGAAATGA
- a CDS encoding Crp/Fnr family transcriptional regulator: MLTDKEKYYNNLRSKFESYHPISDASWELLKSISLFEEVRKEELVVRISQVAKKVFFICKGALRASFLDSEGNSYNKNLFLEGDLAGSTVSMLLNEPSKFEIEALEDSLLISLKYGEYRKLINEHDDLKNYYIAYLEKNWVIEKEQREVSIVMENAKERYLKLLAKHPNINKRIPQLHIASHLGITPTQLSRIRKSLK, translated from the coding sequence ATGCTCACAGACAAAGAAAAATACTACAACAACCTAAGGTCAAAATTTGAAAGTTACCATCCCATCAGCGATGCTTCTTGGGAGCTGCTCAAATCCATTTCCCTGTTTGAAGAGGTAAGAAAAGAAGAGCTTGTGGTAAGGATAAGTCAAGTAGCCAAAAAAGTATTCTTCATTTGCAAAGGAGCGCTGAGGGCTTCTTTCTTGGATTCGGAGGGGAATTCGTACAACAAAAACCTTTTCCTAGAAGGTGACTTGGCTGGTTCAACGGTATCGATGTTGCTCAACGAACCTTCCAAGTTCGAAATTGAAGCCTTGGAAGACTCCCTCCTTATCAGCTTAAAATACGGCGAATACCGAAAGCTCATCAACGAACATGATGACCTCAAAAACTATTACATAGCCTATTTGGAAAAAAACTGGGTGATTGAAAAAGAGCAACGAGAGGTTTCCATAGTGATGGAAAACGCAAAGGAAAGGTACTTGAAATTGCTCGCCAAGCACCCCAATATCAATAAGCGCATCCCCCAACTTCACATCGCTTCCCATTTGGGCATCACCCCCACCCAGCTCAGCCGGATTAGGAAAAGTTTGAAATAA
- a CDS encoding chondroitinase-B domain-containing protein gives MSKVSLLLIGIMLSVGLSGGTMAQTLVTDVGELQAAIDTLSSGSEIILKSKIWSDVKIDLNVEGTAERPVIIRAEAAGTVFFEGNTKVQLGGSYIKFDGVVFRNPSGLVVSDDRIDPIIEFRDSDKNVCNNCTVTNITIDSYNGTEAQAEAVFKWIIVYGQNNEISYSSFVGKYGVGSIINDNRDDSDPDFTRIHHNYLADRKPVGEMNDLNDQDAIRIGNSSTSLSDSYTQVYENYFDNWSGEIEIISNKSGKNKYYNNTFRNYQGSLTLRHGDNCEVYGNYFFASQNNTTAGIRVIGEGHLVYNNYIEGVNSKKAGGSTSGATGGINITNGRPDTELNGYYQVKDAKIVNNTFVDCDLAIRVGTQVKSDLTLAPENLEIANNIMLNSSSKAISENTAPIGNSTYTGNITQNGDWDITLGTNGNIESASGLLEQGTDFYRLVAGSAAIDAGQDSYAFLTKDILGGERPSAFDAGAEEFGANGERKPFVEGDVGVLVGFGAGTNGEIPAELSASVSSLSFESDSAEISFNVFSNVSWEVSSDATWLIVNPESGSNSGVVTATVSKNTALEERSATLTISEVGGSEEVKVTVSQSGETSDVVGLDKNQLADLGLSVYPNPVRNGQLRISSEQKLIEHVQVVDLAGKVLVEQKMKSKEVLLDVSKLTSGMYIVILPGLGSQQILIKNN, from the coding sequence ATGTCAAAAGTGAGTTTACTGCTGATAGGCATTATGCTGTCAGTAGGGTTGTCTGGGGGGACAATGGCTCAAACTTTGGTAACTGACGTTGGTGAACTTCAGGCTGCCATTGATACGCTATCTTCCGGTTCGGAAATTATATTGAAAAGTAAAATATGGTCAGATGTTAAAATTGACCTAAATGTAGAAGGAACTGCCGAGCGGCCTGTGATTATACGAGCAGAAGCAGCGGGTACAGTTTTTTTTGAAGGAAATACCAAGGTCCAACTTGGTGGGTCATATATCAAATTTGATGGTGTTGTGTTTCGCAATCCATCGGGCTTGGTCGTAAGCGATGATCGGATTGACCCAATTATTGAATTCAGGGATTCTGACAAGAATGTTTGCAACAATTGTACGGTCACGAATATTACCATTGATAGCTACAACGGTACGGAAGCGCAAGCTGAGGCTGTGTTCAAATGGATAATAGTCTATGGTCAAAACAATGAAATTAGCTACAGTTCTTTTGTAGGAAAGTACGGTGTGGGAAGTATCATCAATGATAATAGGGACGATTCGGACCCTGATTTTACCCGCATCCACCACAATTATTTGGCAGACCGGAAGCCAGTTGGCGAAATGAACGATCTTAACGATCAGGATGCGATCCGGATTGGAAATAGTTCTACTTCCTTGTCAGACTCTTACACCCAAGTGTATGAGAATTACTTTGACAATTGGTCGGGTGAGATAGAGATCATTTCCAACAAAAGCGGAAAAAATAAGTATTACAATAACACCTTTCGCAACTACCAGGGCTCACTTACGCTGAGGCATGGCGACAACTGTGAAGTGTATGGGAATTACTTTTTTGCCAGCCAAAATAATACTACGGCTGGCATCCGGGTGATAGGCGAAGGCCACCTAGTCTACAACAATTACATAGAAGGAGTGAATTCTAAAAAAGCAGGTGGTAGCACTTCGGGCGCTACGGGAGGTATCAATATTACTAATGGAAGGCCTGATACCGAACTGAATGGGTATTATCAAGTAAAGGATGCGAAGATTGTGAACAATACCTTTGTGGACTGCGATTTGGCTATTCGGGTGGGGACACAAGTAAAAAGTGATCTTACGCTAGCGCCTGAGAACCTTGAGATAGCGAATAATATCATGCTAAATTCGAGCAGCAAAGCGATAAGCGAAAATACAGCACCAATTGGGAATTCGACCTATACGGGGAATATCACACAAAATGGAGACTGGGACATTACCTTGGGTACAAATGGAAATATAGAATCAGCTTCGGGTTTGCTAGAGCAAGGGACGGATTTTTATAGGCTTGTTGCCGGTAGTGCCGCAATTGATGCTGGGCAAGATTCGTATGCTTTTCTTACCAAAGATATATTAGGAGGGGAAAGACCATCGGCTTTTGATGCCGGAGCCGAAGAGTTTGGTGCAAATGGTGAGCGCAAGCCTTTTGTGGAAGGAGATGTTGGGGTTTTGGTTGGCTTTGGAGCGGGAACTAATGGAGAGATTCCAGCTGAACTTTCGGCTTCGGTTTCCAGCCTTTCATTTGAGAGCGATTCGGCAGAGATTTCATTCAATGTGTTTTCAAATGTGAGTTGGGAAGTAAGCTCAGATGCTACTTGGTTGATCGTGAATCCTGAAAGCGGATCGAATAGCGGTGTGGTTACAGCTACTGTGAGCAAAAACACGGCTCTTGAGGAACGTTCGGCAACCTTGACCATAAGCGAAGTTGGGGGTTCGGAAGAGGTGAAAGTCACGGTGAGTCAGTCGGGAGAGACATCTGATGTAGTAGGGCTTGATAAAAATCAATTAGCTGATTTGGGCTTGTCGGTTTATCCAAACCCGGTAAGAAATGGGCAATTGCGCATCAGTTCGGAGCAAAAACTAATTGAGCATGTTCAGGTTGTGGATTTAGCTGGGAAGGTTCTTGTGGAGCAGAAAATGAAAAGTAAGGAGGTTTTGCTTGATGTAAGCAAGTTGACTTCGGGAATGTATATTGTGATTTTGCCAGGGTTAGGCTCACAACAAATATTGATCAAGAATAATTAA